Proteins from a single region of Palaemon carinicauda isolate YSFRI2023 chromosome 1, ASM3689809v2, whole genome shotgun sequence:
- the LOC137647754 gene encoding fructose-bisphosphate aldolase-like: MTTHFSYPAPELQAELRSIANAIVTPGKGILAADESTGTMGKRLANIGLENTEDNRRKYRQLLFTSDKELGKYISGVILFHETLYQKSDSGVPFVDLIKQLGIIPGIKVDKGVVPLMGSEGESTTQGLDDLAQRCAQYKKDGCQFAKWRCVLKIGPNTPSYLGMLENANVLARYASICQMNGLVPIVEPEVLMDGSHDLLRAQKVTETVLSFTYKALMDHHVFLEGTLLKPNMVLAGQECPVKYTPQQAAEATVLALSRTVPAAVPGICFLSGGQSEEEATTHLDALNRCNAAKKPWALTFSYGRALQASALKAWSGKDVKAGQAELMKRAKANGAASLGKYEAGSSSGAASGAGLFVKNHQY, encoded by the exons ATGACAACCCACTTCAGCTACCCTGCCCCTGAGCTGCAGGCCGAACTGCGGAGCATCGCCAACGCTATAGTGACGCCTGGGAAGGGCATCCTGGCCGCTGACGAGTCCACTGGCACCATGGGCAAACGCTTGGCCAATATTGGTCTGGAGAACACGGAGGATAACAGGAGGAAGTACCGCCAGTTGCTCTTCACTTCGGATAAG GAACTGGGAAAATACATCTCCGGAGTGATCTTGTTCCACGAGACCCTCTACCAGAAGAGCGACAGTGGCGTTCCTTTCGTCGACCTCATCAAACAACTTGGCATCATTCCTGGTATCAAG GTCGACAAAGGTGTCGTACCACTGATGGGCTCCGAGGGTGAGAGCACCACCCAAGGACTGGACGACCTCGCTCAGCGCTGTGCCCAATACAAAAAGGACGGCTGCCAGTTTGCGAAGTGGCGTTGCGTTCTCAAGATTGGACCAAATACTCCTAGCTACCTGGGCATGCTGGAGAATGCCAATGTCCTTGCTCGTTATGCTTCAATATGCCAAATGAATGGCCTTGTTCCCATCGTTGAACCTGAG GTGCTTATGGATGGTTCCCACGACCTATTACGTGCCCAGAAGGTCACAGAAACTGTTCTGTCCTTCACATACAAAGCCCTGATGGACCACCATGTGTTCTTGGAAGGAACTCTCCTCAAACCTAATATGGTATTGGCAGGACAGGAATGTCCCGTTAAATATACACCACAACAAGCCGCTGAg GCCACCGTTTTGGCTTTGTCTCGAACAGTCCCAGCAGCAGTACCTGGCATCTGCTTCCTGTCTGGTGGTCAGTCTGAAGAAGAGGCAACCACCCATCTTGATGCCCTTAACAGATGCAACGCAGCAAAGAAACCCTGGGCTCTCACCTTCAGTTACGGTCGAGCCCTGCAGGCGTCTGCCCTGAAGGCATGGAGTGGCAAGGATGTCAAGGCTGGTCAAGCCGAGCTAATGAAGAGAGCCAAAGCTAACGGTGCCGCTAGTCTTGGCAAATACGAGGCTGGAAGTTCCAGTGGAGCTGCCAGTGGAGCTGGTCTCTTTGTGAAGAATCACCAGTACTGA